A part of Heliangelus exortis chromosome 3, bHelExo1.hap1, whole genome shotgun sequence genomic DNA contains:
- the OPRM1 gene encoding mu-type opioid receptor yields MAVAYLLGNSSAPLLAGVPEVPFAPNASACRSAVPPCGAAPPGAWGNASVAAGWNRSELCGGGNGSAGVGGPCAPAGGGPSVVTAIAIMALYSVVCVVGLFGNFLVMYVIVRYTKMKTATNIYIFNLALADALATSTLPFQSVNYLMGTWPFGTILCKIVISIDYYNMFTSIFTLCTMSVDRYVAVCHPVKALDFRTPRNAKIVNVCNWILSSAIGLPVMFMATTKYRHGSIDCTLTFSHPAWYWENLLKICVFIFAFIMPVLIITVCYGLMILRLKSVRMLSGSKEKDRNLRRITRMVLVVVAVFIVCWTPIHIYVIIKALVNIPETTFQTVSWHFCIALGYTNSCLNPVLYAFLDENFKRCFREFCIPTSSTIEQQNSTRVRQNTRDHASTANTVDRTNHQLELQEAETTPLP; encoded by the exons ATGGCTGTCGCCTACCTGCTGGGCAACAGTTCCGCGCCGCTCCTCGCCGGCGTCCCGGAGGTCCCCTTCGCACCCAACGCTTCCGCCTGCCGCTCCGCCGTGCCTCCCTGCGGGGCCGCTCCGCCGGGAGCCTGGGGCAATGCCTCGGTGGCGGCGGGCTGGAACCGCTCTGAGCTCTGCGGCGGCGGCAATGGCAGCGCGGGTGTCGGCGGGCCCTGCGCGCCCGCGGGCGGCGGCCCCTCCGTGGTCACGGCCATCGCCATCATGGCCCTTTACTCTGTGGTCTGCGTCGTGGGGCTCTTCGGCAACTTCTTGGTTATGTATGTCATCGTCAG gtacACAAAAATGAAGACTGCTACCAATATCTATATATTCAATCTTGCATTGGCAGATGCTCTAGCAACAAGTACTCTGCCATTCCAGAGTGTGAATTACTTGATGGGAACATGGCCTTTTGGCACCATCCTTTGTAAGATCGTTATATCCATAGACTACTACAACATGTTCACCAGTATCTTTACACTCTGCACCATGAGTGTGGATCGCTACGTAGCTGTTTGCCACCCAGTTAAAGCCCTTGATTTCCGTACCCCCAGAAATGCCAAAATTGTCAATGTCTGCAACTGGATTCTTTCTTCTGCCATCGGCCTGCCAGTTATGTTCATGGCAACTACTAAATACAGGCATG GGTCTATTGACTGCACACTTACATTCTCTCACCCTGCATGGTACTGGGAGAACCTCCTAAAGATCTGTGTGTTCATTTTTGCCTTCATCATGCCAGTCCTGATCATTACTGTGTGCTATGGGCTGATGATTTTACGCCTAAAGAGTGTTCGCATGTTATCTGGCTCCAAAGAGAAGGACAGGAACCTGCGGAGAATCACGAGGATGGTTCTTGTAGTGGTGGCAGTGTTTATCGTCTGCTGGACTCCCATCCACATTTATGTCATCATTAAAGCCCTGGTGAACATCCCCGAAACTACTTTCCAGACTGTTTCGTGGCACTTCTGTATCGCCCTAGGGTATACAAATAGCTGTCTTAATCCAGTCCTTTATGCATTTCTAGATGAGAATTTCAAAAGGTGTTTCAGAGAGTTCTGCATCCCCACTTCCTCAACCATTGAGCAGCAAAACTCCACCCGAGTCCGACAAAACACTCGTGACCATGCTTCCACTGCCAACACTGTGGACAGGACTAACCATCAG